One window from the genome of Pseudobdellovibrionaceae bacterium encodes:
- a CDS encoding AAA family ATPase produces the protein MSILLPFKKMRDRAKDSDTEFYAFGGGKGGIGKTFLSSNFSIYLAKKGRKTLLVDLDLGGANAHTYLGVQPHGHNLKDFLRGRVNTIQDVIAPTNTPNLYLIKGLDDWTSEFKISEEEIQNLITALKSCDFDDIIFDLAAGTHNETIEFFLASDKKVVVTTPEPTSIENSYQFLKRAFHKQLMKASQELNCHDEIAKLLLHKERFNLKTPAQLLYFLEEREPNIGRALKKKIREISPQILVNQARSHQDQMLPESIQKICAQYFDMKCVALGSVNYESAIWQSLRALKPFQIEQFKSNTSNELVRVYDNLFDDKLLRNLTRIAI, from the coding sequence ATGAGTATTCTTCTACCCTTTAAAAAAATGAGAGATCGAGCAAAAGACAGTGATACAGAGTTTTATGCCTTCGGTGGCGGTAAAGGAGGGATTGGAAAAACCTTCTTAAGTTCAAATTTTTCTATTTATTTAGCAAAAAAAGGGCGAAAAACTTTACTCGTGGACTTAGACTTGGGTGGTGCGAATGCTCATACCTATTTAGGCGTTCAACCTCATGGACACAATCTGAAGGATTTCCTTCGTGGTAGAGTAAATACAATTCAAGACGTCATCGCTCCTACTAATACTCCTAATCTGTATTTGATCAAAGGCTTGGATGATTGGACTTCTGAATTTAAAATCAGTGAAGAAGAAATACAAAACTTAATTACTGCTTTAAAATCTTGTGATTTTGATGACATTATTTTTGACCTTGCAGCAGGAACTCATAATGAAACTATTGAGTTCTTTTTAGCCAGCGACAAAAAAGTTGTTGTCACAACGCCTGAACCCACAAGTATAGAAAACTCTTATCAGTTTTTAAAACGAGCTTTTCATAAGCAACTAATGAAAGCCAGCCAAGAGTTAAATTGCCATGATGAAATCGCCAAACTTCTTTTACATAAAGAAAGATTTAACTTAAAAACTCCTGCTCAACTTCTTTATTTTCTAGAAGAAAGAGAACCCAATATTGGTCGTGCATTAAAAAAGAAAATCAGAGAGATCAGTCCACAAATTTTAGTTAATCAAGCAAGATCACATCAAGATCAAATGCTTCCTGAATCTATACAAAAAATCTGTGCACAATACTTTGATATGAAATGTGTGGCTCTAGGTTCTGTGAATTATGAGAGTGCGATCTGGCAGTCCTTACGCGCCCTCAAGCCGTTCCAAATCGAACAATTTAAGTCTAACACTTCAAATGAATTAGTACGAGTTTACGATAACCTTTTTGACGACAAACTATTGCGCAACCTCACTAGAATAGCTATATAA
- a CDS encoding helix-turn-helix domain-containing protein, which translates to MNSLFEGKTLYDILEVSLDASPHEIRVAYEKAKMAYSPSSPALYTIFSEEETQELNRLLEMAYNVLSHPGRRLEYDKTIEKKRPKTTDVSTTADESSTPETSSASKSSDDSTRHSVFGSYVYDEDFEAKILNATEIDGSFLQKIRHYKNITLDQLSEKSKISKTYILAIESHDFDSLPAKVFVRGFVVQLAKLLELDEQKVANMYMKHYTE; encoded by the coding sequence ATGAATTCTCTATTTGAGGGCAAAACTCTTTACGACATCCTAGAGGTATCTCTCGACGCGTCCCCGCACGAGATCAGAGTGGCCTATGAAAAAGCCAAAATGGCCTATAGCCCTTCCAGCCCAGCCCTCTATACCATCTTTTCAGAAGAAGAAACACAAGAGCTCAATCGGCTTTTAGAGATGGCCTACAATGTTCTCAGTCATCCTGGGCGACGTTTAGAATATGACAAGACCATAGAAAAAAAACGCCCCAAAACAACAGACGTATCTACCACTGCTGATGAATCTTCAACACCAGAAACGTCTTCTGCATCCAAATCTTCTGACGATTCTACTCGCCATTCTGTTTTTGGCAGTTATGTCTATGACGAAGATTTTGAAGCCAAGATTTTAAATGCCACAGAAATTGATGGATCATTTCTGCAAAAAATTCGCCACTATAAAAATATCACTCTCGATCAACTGAGCGAAAAATCAAAGATAAGCAAAACCTATATTCTGGCCATAGAATCACACGATTTCGATTCCTTACCTGCCAAGGTTTTTGTAAGAGGTTTTGTGGTCCAGCTGGCCAAGCTTTTAGAATTGGACGAGCAAAAAGTTGCCAATATGTATATGAAACACTATACAGAGTAA
- a CDS encoding RluA family pseudouridine synthase, with amino-acid sequence MSPNVPNPIIIQAQGLTKPLRLDIFLSQHLESTSRSLAGKIITNSFCELNGKIVTRSSTLVNNEDTIKIFIPQTQKTTLEPQNLPLNIVYEDEDLIVINKDFGMVVHPSNGHPDRTLVNALLYHCKSLSMGFHEHRPGIVHRLDKETGGLIVVAKNQPTHIHLAEQFKNKTAGRIYKAFTFNKFKLNSGTIETHLTRHPKNRMKFSSSHNPKVGKFARTHYEVLINGPVSLVKLQLDTGRTHQIRVHLSEMGNPIIHDDIYASENMINNIQDPRLKSNIKKISNMLLFAEELRFVHPKTKKDLSFKVPLPLSFENLINFLNEQNHAV; translated from the coding sequence ATGAGCCCAAACGTCCCAAACCCTATCATCATCCAAGCTCAAGGCCTTACCAAGCCCCTGCGCTTAGACATTTTTCTCAGTCAACATTTAGAAAGTACTTCACGAAGTCTAGCTGGAAAAATCATTACCAATTCTTTTTGTGAACTTAACGGAAAGATTGTCACTCGAAGCTCCACCCTAGTGAACAATGAAGATACGATTAAAATTTTTATTCCTCAAACGCAAAAAACAACCCTAGAACCACAAAATCTTCCTTTAAATATTGTTTACGAGGATGAGGATCTAATTGTGATCAACAAAGATTTCGGCATGGTGGTTCATCCCAGTAATGGTCATCCCGATCGCACTTTAGTAAATGCCCTTTTGTATCATTGTAAAAGTCTCTCGATGGGTTTTCACGAACACAGACCTGGCATAGTTCATAGATTGGATAAAGAAACTGGGGGTTTGATTGTTGTAGCTAAAAATCAACCCACACATATTCATTTGGCTGAGCAATTTAAAAACAAAACTGCTGGTCGAATCTATAAGGCCTTCACTTTTAATAAATTTAAACTAAATTCTGGCACGATAGAAACTCACCTTACAAGACATCCTAAAAATCGTATGAAGTTCTCTTCAAGTCACAACCCCAAAGTAGGAAAATTTGCACGAACACATTACGAGGTGCTGATTAACGGCCCTGTCTCTTTGGTGAAACTTCAGCTTGATACTGGACGGACCCATCAAATCCGTGTGCATCTTTCTGAAATGGGAAATCCCATTATTCACGACGACATTTACGCCTCAGAAAATATGATCAATAATATTCAAGACCCTAGATTAAAGTCTAATATTAAAAAAATCAGTAACATGCTTTTATTTGCAGAAGAACTTCGCTTTGTTCATCCTAAAACTAAAAAAGACTTAAGCTTTAAGGTTCCACTACCCTTAAGCTTTGAAAACTTGATAAACTTTCTGAATGAACAGAATCACGCAGTTTGA
- a CDS encoding polyphenol oxidase family protein, which yields MNRITQFDAFYFSNADTQMGHLLEINGYSIIFGNKHFNFDQLLDYVSTNQLHTSFMNQQHTDIILSTPLNDSIVCDGLQTANISEALVVRTADCLPLVAISNTDIAILHCGRKGLLGGILDQLYSKSLQTPYHSFYIGPHIHAQSYEIGSTLFQEIQQSYPQSQALQVLNDRHCFCLSTFAREQLQAHFPLAQIFELKIDTFTDQNYNSYRRDQQTQERNLSLVWKKG from the coding sequence ATGAACAGAATCACGCAGTTTGATGCCTTTTATTTTTCAAATGCCGACACTCAAATGGGACATCTTCTAGAAATCAACGGTTATTCTATTATATTTGGAAATAAACACTTTAATTTCGATCAATTGCTGGACTATGTGAGCACCAATCAACTTCATACTTCGTTTATGAATCAACAACATACTGACATTATTTTATCCACACCCTTAAATGACAGTATTGTTTGCGACGGTCTACAAACAGCTAACATCTCTGAAGCTTTGGTTGTACGTACTGCGGACTGTTTGCCTCTTGTTGCCATTAGCAACACTGACATTGCTATTTTACACTGCGGTCGTAAAGGACTACTTGGCGGTATCCTTGATCAATTATATTCAAAGTCTTTACAGACCCCCTATCATAGCTTTTATATCGGACCGCATATTCATGCTCAGAGCTACGAAATTGGTTCCACATTATTTCAAGAGATTCAACAGAGTTATCCCCAATCTCAAGCATTACAAGTTTTAAATGACCGACATTGCTTTTGTCTAAGCACTTTTGCTCGTGAGCAACTCCAGGCTCACTTTCCTCTAGCCCAGATTTTTGAATTAAAAATCGACACTTTTACAGACCAGAACTACAATAGCTATAGAAGGGATCAACAAACACAAGAACGCAACTTAAGTCTGGTTTGGAAAAAGGGATAG